One region of Micromonospora ureilytica genomic DNA includes:
- a CDS encoding DUF308 domain-containing protein codes for MSAGGARRGRRDNGLDANEYAVVGDVDPRVGEHLLDVLAAGGIAAYLQPSADLNPVTRTTTVPARPVDRLYVDRSHLTTARDYLTQLADETAPEQPPARDEPDIDAEWARIVAGFHTTSTPGDHPWPASEDVDERDNRDESTSGTLTRSGADEPGPTATDVRRLPSATDISGISVGRGTRPDEPSLLDGLDTFGADLPDDEDDEGYHPPPPPPLPRVSKYAVIGVLGVVVGFVLFLFPWLLPIDRSAVTLFGFTGILAGFVTLIWRLRPGDEDEDDPDNGAVV; via the coding sequence GAACGAGTACGCCGTCGTCGGCGACGTCGATCCGCGCGTCGGTGAGCACCTGCTCGACGTGCTGGCCGCCGGCGGGATCGCCGCCTACCTCCAGCCCTCCGCCGACCTCAACCCGGTCACCCGCACCACCACCGTGCCGGCCCGGCCGGTCGACCGGCTCTACGTCGACCGCTCGCACCTGACCACCGCACGGGACTATTTGACCCAACTCGCCGACGAGACCGCTCCGGAGCAGCCGCCGGCTCGCGACGAACCGGACATCGACGCCGAGTGGGCGCGGATCGTGGCGGGCTTCCACACCACCTCCACGCCCGGTGACCACCCGTGGCCGGCCTCGGAGGACGTGGACGAACGGGACAACCGGGACGAGTCGACCTCCGGGACGCTGACCCGCTCCGGCGCCGACGAGCCCGGCCCGACCGCCACCGACGTTCGCCGGCTACCGTCCGCGACGGACATCTCCGGGATCTCGGTGGGGCGTGGCACCCGACCGGACGAGCCCTCGCTGCTGGACGGGCTGGACACCTTCGGCGCCGACCTGCCCGACGACGAGGACGACGAGGGTTACCACCCGCCGCCACCGCCGCCGCTGCCGCGGGTCAGCAAGTACGCGGTGATCGGCGTGCTCGGGGTGGTCGTCGGGTTCGTGCTGTTCCTCTTCCCGTGGCTGCTCCCGATCGACCGCTCGGCGGTCACACTGTTCGGGTTCACCGGCATCCTGGCCGGTTTCGTCACGCTGATCTGGCGGCTGCGCCCCGGCGACGAGGACGAGGACGACCCGGACAACGGCGCCGTCGTCTGA